The Thioalkalivibrio sulfidiphilus HL-EbGr7 genome includes a window with the following:
- the hrpB gene encoding ATP-dependent helicase HrpB gives MRVKPKPLPVETSLPELQQALASRGMALLQAPPGAGKTTRVPPALLESPWCTGRILLLEPRRLAARAAARRMAAERGERPGETVGLTTRLDRLTGPQTRIEVITEGILTRRLQRDPSLEGVSAVIFDEFHERSLQADLGLALCLQARELLHPELRLLVMSATLDATGVARLMGDAPVITSEGRSYTVDIHYRGPAPEPRAPAPAVTAAVTDALAHHPGDLLVFLPGRREIEQVARALEGRTGAGTRIRPLYGQLPPEAQDAAITPAPEGERKVVLATDIAETSLTIEGIRVVVDSGLARRPVFDPRTGLTRLATVRISQASAEQRRGRAGRLGPGVCIRLWNEEATSRMRPHTPPEILEADLAPLALTLACWGAEADELAWLDAPPAAPLDQGRELLQGLGALDETFKVTDHGRALDALGTHPRLGHMLLGARDRGLGHTACLLAALQEERDPLPRDAGSDLRLRLQALTTPRGGHGGALKRIRTQAGRWMKQLDIRSNEPVEAQAAGLLLALAYPDRIALRRPGGEARFLLSGGRGARLLEGDDLSASDCLVAAVLDGAGRDAVIRLAAPLERADLEARLPELISEREQVSWDEGQGAAVARKERRLGALVLDSRPMDTVPPQAMTALLLQAIRERGLSCLPWTAENERLRERMAFMHRLAVAGGESAAWPEVSDAALLDTLEDWLGPWLTGMSRLSHLRRLDLSAALLGLLDWPRQQRLNSLAPERFTVPSGSGIRIDYSDPEAPVLAVRIQEVFGLTRTPMIGGDKVPLTLHLLSPAQRPVQVTRDLAGFWARTYGEVKKDLKGRYPKHYWPDDPMQAVAVRGVKRSGK, from the coding sequence ATGCGAGTCAAGCCCAAGCCCCTGCCCGTGGAAACCAGCCTGCCGGAGCTGCAGCAAGCCCTGGCGTCCCGGGGCATGGCCCTGTTGCAGGCGCCCCCCGGCGCGGGCAAGACCACCCGTGTGCCCCCGGCCCTGCTGGAATCGCCCTGGTGCACCGGCCGGATACTGCTGCTGGAGCCCCGGCGCCTGGCGGCCCGGGCCGCGGCCCGGCGCATGGCCGCCGAGCGGGGTGAACGCCCGGGTGAGACCGTGGGACTGACCACCCGCCTGGACCGACTGACCGGCCCACAGACCCGCATCGAGGTGATCACCGAGGGCATCCTCACCCGTCGTCTGCAGCGGGACCCTTCCCTGGAAGGGGTGAGCGCGGTGATCTTCGATGAATTTCACGAGCGCAGCCTGCAGGCGGACCTGGGCCTGGCCCTGTGTCTGCAGGCCCGGGAACTGCTGCACCCGGAGCTGCGCCTGCTGGTGATGTCGGCCACCCTGGACGCGACGGGCGTGGCACGGCTCATGGGGGACGCCCCGGTGATCACCAGCGAGGGGCGCAGCTACACGGTGGATATCCACTACCGGGGTCCCGCCCCGGAACCCCGGGCGCCGGCCCCGGCGGTGACCGCCGCCGTGACCGATGCCCTGGCACATCATCCCGGCGACCTGCTGGTATTCCTGCCGGGCCGCCGGGAGATCGAACAGGTCGCACGGGCGCTGGAAGGTCGCACGGGTGCCGGGACCCGGATCCGCCCCCTGTATGGCCAGCTGCCCCCCGAGGCCCAGGACGCCGCCATCACCCCGGCCCCCGAGGGGGAACGCAAGGTGGTACTGGCCACGGACATCGCCGAGACCAGCCTGACCATCGAGGGCATCCGCGTGGTGGTGGATTCAGGCCTGGCCCGGCGCCCTGTCTTCGACCCGCGCACCGGACTTACCCGGCTCGCCACCGTGCGCATCAGCCAGGCCAGCGCCGAACAACGCCGTGGCCGCGCCGGCCGTCTGGGTCCCGGGGTGTGCATCCGGTTGTGGAACGAAGAGGCCACCTCGCGCATGCGCCCGCACACGCCGCCCGAGATCCTGGAGGCGGACCTGGCGCCCCTGGCCCTGACCCTGGCCTGCTGGGGCGCAGAGGCCGATGAGCTGGCCTGGCTGGACGCCCCGCCCGCCGCCCCACTCGACCAGGGCCGGGAACTGCTCCAGGGCCTGGGCGCCCTGGATGAAACCTTCAAGGTGACCGACCACGGACGGGCCCTGGATGCCCTGGGCACCCATCCGCGCCTGGGGCACATGCTGCTGGGCGCCCGGGACAGAGGCCTGGGCCACACCGCCTGCCTGCTGGCCGCCCTGCAGGAAGAACGGGATCCCCTGCCCCGGGATGCCGGCAGCGACCTGCGTCTGCGCCTGCAGGCCCTCACCACCCCACGGGGAGGCCACGGCGGGGCGCTCAAGCGTATCCGCACCCAGGCCGGACGCTGGATGAAGCAGCTGGATATCCGCAGCAATGAGCCCGTGGAGGCGCAGGCCGCCGGCCTGTTGCTGGCCCTGGCCTACCCGGACCGCATCGCCCTGCGCCGGCCCGGCGGGGAGGCCCGGTTCCTGCTCTCCGGGGGCCGGGGCGCACGACTGCTGGAAGGGGATGACCTGAGTGCCAGCGACTGCCTGGTGGCCGCAGTGCTGGACGGCGCCGGCCGGGACGCGGTGATCCGACTGGCCGCACCCCTTGAACGGGCGGACCTCGAAGCCCGACTCCCGGAACTGATCAGCGAGCGGGAACAGGTCAGCTGGGACGAGGGCCAGGGGGCCGCCGTTGCCAGAAAGGAACGCCGGCTTGGGGCACTGGTACTGGACAGCCGGCCGATGGATACGGTCCCGCCCCAGGCCATGACCGCGCTGCTGCTACAGGCCATCCGCGAGCGGGGCCTGTCCTGCCTGCCCTGGACGGCGGAAAACGAACGTCTGCGGGAACGCATGGCATTTATGCATCGTCTGGCCGTGGCCGGCGGGGAGTCCGCTGCATGGCCCGAGGTCAGCGACGCCGCCCTGCTGGACACCCTGGAAGACTGGCTCGGCCCCTGGCTGACAGGCATGAGCCGCCTCAGCCACCTGCGTCGCCTGGACCTGTCCGCCGCCCTGCTGGGCCTTCTGGACTGGCCCCGGCAGCAGCGTCTCAACAGTCTGGCCCCGGAACGATTCACCGTACCCAGCGGATCGGGCATCCGCATCGACTACAGCGACCCTGAAGCACCGGTACTGGCGGTACGCATCCAGGAGGTCTTCGGGCTCACCCGAACACCGATGATCGGCGGCGACAAGGTGCCGCTCACCCTGCACCTGCTGTCACCGGCACAGCGGCCCGTGCAGGTAACCCGTGACCTGGCAGGGTTCTGGGCAAGGACCTACGGAGAAGTAAAGAAAGACCTGAAGGGGCGCTACCCCAAGCATTACTGGCCAGACGACCCGATGCAGGCGGTGGCGGTGAGGGGGGTTAAACGAAGTGGGAAGTAG
- a CDS encoding dienelactone hydrolase family protein yields MRGLISLVGACALGLSVMSAAHAEDMHDWWDSAWWERGELAVPENHKVAVTRGNYETGEVDVPVMIARPDDGNKYPAVLFVHGRRGLDELIEPHVIRLAARGFVVVAPDLYTGRFIEKFPIEHDTVLEEDLSHAVDYLLARDDLSSDRACIYSHTRGGYYALKVAVTHDRQNNGLACYVSYYPHMQDPNAPEPMQVYRYATEVDQLTLPVLVFVGEHEQYQRKRGIEMSVSALRNRERDAHLVEYPGVGRGFEFRGGEVRTFADDLATKDAIQRATRFMKEHLQ; encoded by the coding sequence ATGCGTGGTCTGATTTCCCTGGTTGGGGCCTGTGCCCTGGGTCTTTCGGTCATGTCCGCGGCCCATGCCGAGGACATGCATGACTGGTGGGACAGCGCCTGGTGGGAGCGGGGCGAACTGGCCGTGCCGGAAAACCACAAGGTGGCCGTGACCCGGGGCAATTACGAGACCGGCGAGGTGGACGTGCCGGTGATGATCGCCCGACCCGATGATGGCAACAAGTATCCGGCGGTGCTGTTTGTGCATGGCCGCCGCGGCCTGGATGAACTCATCGAGCCCCACGTGATCCGCCTGGCCGCCCGGGGCTTCGTGGTGGTGGCACCGGATCTCTACACCGGCCGCTTCATCGAGAAATTCCCCATCGAACATGACACCGTGCTGGAAGAAGACCTCAGCCACGCCGTGGATTACCTGCTGGCCCGGGATGACCTGAGCAGCGACAGGGCCTGCATCTACTCTCACACCCGGGGCGGCTACTACGCCCTGAAGGTGGCCGTGACCCACGACCGGCAGAACAACGGGCTGGCCTGCTACGTCTCCTATTACCCGCACATGCAGGACCCCAACGCGCCGGAACCCATGCAGGTCTACCGCTATGCCACCGAGGTGGATCAGCTGACCCTGCCGGTGCTCGTGTTCGTGGGTGAGCATGAGCAGTACCAGCGCAAGCGCGGTATCGAGATGTCCGTTTCCGCCCTGCGCAACCGTGAGCGTGACGCCCACCTGGTGGAGTATCCCGGTGTCGGACGTGGTTTCGAGTTTCGAGGGGGCGAGGTGCGTACCTTTGCCGATGATCTGGCCACCAAGGACGCCATCCAGCGGGCCACCCGGTTCATGAAAGAACACCTGCAGTAA
- a CDS encoding Slp family lipoprotein, whose translation MMRILRVMSLCLAALWLAACASTPEPIRAAPPGAPQPDEVRADPARFQGSQVRWGGVIAGVNNLADHTLVEVVSRPLTSGGRPRESDVTQGRFLARVPGFLDPAVYVAGREITVSGRVAGLESRPVGDYPYPYVRVDVDVHQLWAVREPVRDPYYSPWWYDPWYPYHPIYGPWRRY comes from the coding sequence ATGATGCGCATACTGCGAGTGATGTCCCTGTGTCTGGCCGCCCTGTGGCTGGCGGCCTGCGCCAGCACCCCCGAGCCCATTCGGGCGGCACCGCCGGGCGCGCCCCAGCCCGATGAGGTGCGTGCCGATCCGGCCCGTTTCCAGGGCAGTCAGGTGCGCTGGGGCGGGGTCATCGCCGGGGTGAACAATCTCGCCGACCACACCCTGGTTGAGGTGGTTTCCCGTCCCCTGACCAGTGGCGGGCGTCCCAGGGAGTCCGATGTGACCCAGGGCCGTTTCCTGGCCCGGGTGCCGGGCTTCCTGGACCCCGCCGTCTATGTCGCCGGACGGGAGATCACCGTCAGCGGGCGAGTGGCCGGGCTGGAGTCGCGTCCCGTGGGCGATTACCCCTATCCCTATGTGCGTGTGGATGTGGATGTGCATCAGCTCTGGGCCGTGCGTGAACCGGTGCGCGATCCCTACTATTCGCCCTGGTGGTACGACCCCTGGTATCCCTATCATCCGATCTATGGGCCCTGGCGCCGCTATTGA